In Priestia aryabhattai, the DNA window AAAAGGTCTTTAAACCTTTTGCTTTTTTTGGTATTAACTTACTTTTCTGTGATTGACGCCTTCATTACTCTTAAGTAAACTGAAAGTATAAAGAGTAACGGAGGCGAAAAGCAATGGAAATGAGTGTGCCTGTACTAATTATCTCCATCTTGCTGTTTTTTGTTTTGTTTTTTGGAATCGGTTTCTTATTAAATATGCTGCTTCGCATGTCTTGGATTATGGCCATTATTTATCCCGTGATTTTTATTTTTATTATTGATGATGTACGGGCAGTTGATTACATTCAACATCCCGCTCAATCCTTTCAGCAGCTAGGGGAAAAAGTGCTATCTTTAGCTACAGCTGACATCGCGATTTTAATGGCAGGGTTTGTAGGTGCACTAGCTTCCGGCATTACCATTAAATCTTTACGAACAAGAGGGTACCAAATGTTTTAAATGTAAATTCTTCTCGCAAACGAATAATTTGTTTTTATGTTGGAAACAAATAGATTCGTGAGAGGAGTTGTGGAAATCACAATGATTGGAAAAATAGCAAAGCGATTCATTATGTGCCTATTACTGGTCGGAGCGCTGTTTACCACATATGAAGCAATTACTGGCGTCCCAATAACCACAGTCATCAAATATATGCCTTTTATAAACCGTACAGGGCATCCTCTAATGAATGAAAGGCTCTTGCCATCATTTCTAAAACCACTAAGAGCTGAAGCAGCTAGCAATGACAAAGAGCGTCTGACGATTGAAGAAGCATTTGATTGGTCGCGTTATCCATCTAAGAATGTATTGGCTACGGGCTACACAGCTGGCTACGAGTCAACTGGGAAAAATCCCAGTCATCCAGGGTATGGTATTACATATTCAGGCGTTAAAGTAAAACGTGACTTGTATTCAACCATCGCTGCTGATTTAACCATATTTCCAATCGGCACGATCTTGTTTATTCCGGGCTATGGCTACGGAGTGGTAGCAGATAAAGGTGGGGCTATTAAAGGCAATCATCTTGATTTATATTTTGAAACTGTTTCCGATGTGTATAACATATGGGGTAAGAAAGAATTAAACGTCTATGTAGTGAAATCAGGAGACGGCCGTTTAACTGAAGAAGAGTTAACAATGCTGAATGAAAAGAAATCGATGCAAGTTTTTCGTCAGCAGGTGAAATAAACGAGAAACACATGAAGAATTCTTCATGTGTTTTCTTATGTTTTATGGCCATACATAATACATCACAAAAGCAACCGCTATTCCTGTTAAGGCTCCAAAGAATACTTCAATGGGCTTATGCCCAAGCAGCTCTTTTAGTTTCACTTGTTTTTCTTCCTCTTCATTGGTCGTCCACAGCTTTGCTTCTTTTACTGCGCGCTGAAAGTCTTCAACTAAACGGTTTAAGACCGTTGCTTGCTCTCCTGCGTGTCTTCTTACTCCTTTAGCATCGAACATGACAATGATGGCAAAAATAGTGGAGAGAGCAAAAATAGGGGATTTAAGACCTTCTGCTAGCCCAATGGCAGTTGCTAAGGAAGTTACGGCTGCCGAGTGAGAGCTTGGCATGCCTCCTGTACTAAAAAATAAGCTTCCGTCTATTTTTTTAGTAGCTACAAAAGAAAGGGGAATCTTAATAAATTGAGCAAAGAAAATAGCGATTAATGAACTCCAAAGTGGAAAATTTGAGAATAACTCCATTGAGACGTCCTCCCTCAACTTAAAATGTCTGAAAGCTAAACCCGTATGATGAAAAAAAGTGGTAGATGAAAGTATATGTGTGAAACTAAGGTTTTTGAACTGTGATTAAAAATTGTATTTCTGCTATCATATGTATATAGATGAAAACAGTGGTGAATATGATATATATTCCACTTGCTGAATAGATTAAACAAAGCAGATGATAAATAAAAATAAAATATCTATACGTAAAAGGGAGGAATTTTATGTTTTCGCACGTAGAAACATATGGTGTTGATCGCCAAACAGAAGCGCTCGTAATCGGTTTATTTAATCAAAACCAACAGTTTGACGGCCTTCTAAAAGAAATTGATGATGCTTTGGGTGGACAGCTCATTCATTTGATTAAGGAAGGAGATATTCGTGTACAAGAAAAACGTATATCAACAATCCATACACTAGGAAAATTAGGAGCAAAACGTCTTTATTTTGTAGGACTCGGACGAAAACAAGCGTTAACTAAAAATGGGCTCAAAGAGAGCTTTGGACTTTTATTTAAAAAGTTAAAAGAAGCGAAGATTTCAAACGCATCGGTCGCCCTTCCTACATTTGATACGGGAGAGTGGTCAGAGCAAGAAACCGCAGCTTTACTAGGGGAAGCTCAACAGCTTGCTATGTATGAGTTTGAAAACTACAAAAAGAAATCAAATGAACCTGACAAGCAGCTTGAGAAAATTGAACTGTTTTCTTTACATAAAGACGTTGTACAATCTGCGTTGGTTGGATATACGTACGGAAGAGCAACAAATTCAGCGCGCACCCTCGTTAACTTACCAAGCAATATGCTAACAGCTACAGATTTAGCTAATTATGCAGTAGAAATGGCACATACATACGATTTTGAATATGAAATTTTAGAAAAAGAAGAGATGGAAACATTAGGAATGGGCGCACTGTTAGCAGTCAATCAAGGTTCCGCAGAGCCTCCTAAAATGATTGTGCTGAAATATCAAGGAAAAGAAAAATGGGAAGACGTTATTGGGTTGGTAGGAAAAGGGATTACCTTTGACACAGGTGGTTACTCTATTAAATCTAAAGACGGGATTGTAGGCATGAAAACAGATATGGGTGGAGCTGCATCTGTGCTTGGCGCAATGGAAGCGATTGGGGAATTAAAACCTCATCAAAACGTAGTAGCCGTCATTCCATCAACTGACAACGTTATTAGTGCACGTGCTTTTAAGCCAGATGATGTTATTACAGCAATGAATGGAAAGACAATAGAAGTGCTGAACACAGATGCTGAAGGGCGTTTAGCGTTAGCTGATGGTATTTCATATGCCAAACATCATGGAGCAAATTATTTAGTAGACGTGGCGACATTAACGGGTGGTGTAATTGTAGCTCTTGGTACACATACAACTGGGGCAATGACGAATGATTCTGCTTTTTTACAGCACATAGCGAAAGCGAGCATTGAGACAGGCGAACCGATTTGGGAGCTGCCTATTACAGAACGAGACAAAAAGCGTGTTCGGGGAAGTAAGGTAGCAGATTTAAACAACTCTCCTGGACGGGAGGGGCACGCAATTATGGCAGGAACCTTTATTGGTGAGTTTGCAGAGCAAACACCATGGGTTCATTTAGATATTGCTGGAACTGCAACGTCCGCTGCTTCTCATGAATTAGGACCTTCAGGTGCAACAGGCGTGATGGTGCGAACACTAGCTGCAATGGTTTGTTCATTTGAAGCCAAGTAATGAAAAGAATATAGCAGTGATATAAAGGAACGTAAAATAAAAAGAAGCATCGTGGATGCTTCTTTTTTAATATGTTTGCATAATGTTTTTTCTTTTTAGTGAGAAAAGATTATTTAGAAAAATCCTTATATTGTTAAGGCTGGAGAGAATTTAAACAAACGTTTATTTAGTAAGGTGATTGACTTTTTTTTATACCTAATATAATGAACATGTTGTTTATCTCTTTAATGTTTTAGTGCGATAAAGTTAAAAAGGGAATGGAGGTTTCAAAATGAATGCAGTATTAATAGCTGTGCTCGTGATGCTGATTTTGAGCTTATTGCGTATCAACGTTGTCTTTTCTTTAGCAGTCGGAGCGCTAATTGGGGGATTTGTTGGCGGTATCAGCCTCACAGATACAGTAAGTATATACACAGATGGTCTTGGAAACAGTGCCTCTGTTGCATTAAGCTATGCTTTGTTTGGAGGATTTGCAATGGCCGTTTCGCGGACAGGGCTGCCTGATGCCGTTGTTCAGCTAGCGTTAAAAATAGTAGGAAAAGAAGGAGAAACGAAAAAGAAGTCACTCTCAAAAGTACTAATTTTATTGATCATCCTTATTATTTCGTGTTTTTCTCAAAACGTTATTCCGGTTCACATTGCATTTATTCCGCTTTTAATTCCACCTCTATTAAAAGTATTTAATCAGTTGAAAATAGATCGCCGATTAGTCGCAACAGTTATTACATTTGGATTGGTTACATCTTATATGTATTTGCCGGCAGGATTCGGTAAGATTTATCACGACATTTTATTTACTAACATCAAAGAAAGTGGATTAACAATTGATAAAGGAGATATTACCACGGCGATGGCTCTTCCAGCTTTAGGAATGGTAGTGGGCTTATTGTTTGCTATTTTTATTTCGTATCGCAAACCGCGCAGTTATGAAGACATTGATATTGATCAAGGCACAGAGGAGCGTACAGGTTACACAAAAAGAGGAATTATAGTAGCTTTACTTGCGATTGTAGCGGCTTTAACTGTGCAGCTCTTAGTAGATTCTATGATTTTCGGAGCGCTTGCAGGGATTGTTGTCGTTTATTTCAGCGGGGCTTTGAAGTGGAGCGAAGCAGATCCAGTATTAACGAACGGAATGAGAATGATGGCTTTCATCGGATTTGTTATGCTGTCAGCCTCTGGTTTTGCAAAAGTTCTTCAAGAAACTGGAGATGTAGAAGCGTGTAAAAGACTCTGTTGCTCTTATTGATGGAAACCAAATGCTCGGTGCATTTCTTATGCTTGTCATCGGGCTTTTAGTCACAATGGGCATTGGTTCTTCTTTCTCTACCATTCCAATTATCGCGACGATTTTTGTTCCTCTTTGCTTAGAGCTTGGTATGAGTCCAATGGCAACGATTTGTATTGTTGGTACAGCTGGAGCGCTTGGAGACGCTGGTTCACCAGCTTCAGACAGTACGCTTGGACCAACATCTGGGTTAGCAGTCGATCGTCAACATGATCATATTTGGGATACGTGTGTACCAACTTTTCTTCACTATAACATTCCACTCATTATTTTTGGATGGATTGCCTCGGTTATCTTGTAAATAGAGAGCCGATAATTAAAAAAAGCAGCCGATCAAAACCGGCTGCTTTTTTTCATGCTTGAGAAAGAGTAGAAGCAGTGCTGTCACAAGCTCCTAATGCTTGCTCTACAGCGTGAAGAGATTGTTCAATGCGTTCACGATTTGAATCTTTCTCTACTGTTTGAAGAGCTTGTGCAAGGCTTGCCTTTGCCTGATTTAATGATGTACAAGAATCCTGTACGTAACCTCTAGCGTTTTTAGACATTCTTCTTCCTCCTAACCAAAAATGAGAATCAATAAGTAGTATGAGTAATTTGCAGGGAATTATGAGGGGGAATAATAAAAAAGGATTAACTCTTATGAAAGGAGTTAATCCTGTCAGCCTAACTGTTTAAATTGGTTGGAATGTAGAAGTTCAAGCACTTTCTTATCAAGCTCCTTAATTTTCTTTACAGCCAAATTATATTCCATTTCACGGTAATGGTGTTTGCCGCCTGGCTCTTCATCTGCTTCATCAGCTAATTTGACTACTTTTTGAAGAGGGTGTTGGTGAATGGTTCCTTCAGGCAAATACGAGTCTGTGTGTAGTAAAATAGCTAAAGCAATTTCTTTTGCTGCCTGGGGTTCCTCACCTAAACGAATGAGTAATTTATGTGCACGTTCAGCACCTTTAATAGCGTGAATATCATTTTGACGATACTTCTCATAATCCCACTGACCATTTGTGTACCATTCGTAGTGGCCAATATCATGAAGCAGCGCTGCTTTTGTAGCTAAATCGGGG includes these proteins:
- a CDS encoding YuiB family protein, which produces MEMSVPVLIISILLFFVLFFGIGFLLNMLLRMSWIMAIIYPVIFIFIIDDVRAVDYIQHPAQSFQQLGEKVLSLATADIAILMAGFVGALASGITIKSLRTRGYQMF
- a CDS encoding 3D domain-containing protein; translation: MIGKIAKRFIMCLLLVGALFTTYEAITGVPITTVIKYMPFINRTGHPLMNERLLPSFLKPLRAEAASNDKERLTIEEAFDWSRYPSKNVLATGYTAGYESTGKNPSHPGYGITYSGVKVKRDLYSTIAADLTIFPIGTILFIPGYGYGVVADKGGAIKGNHLDLYFETVSDVYNIWGKKELNVYVVKSGDGRLTEEELTMLNEKKSMQVFRQQVK
- a CDS encoding divergent PAP2 family protein → MELFSNFPLWSSLIAIFFAQFIKIPLSFVATKKIDGSLFFSTGGMPSSHSAAVTSLATAIGLAEGLKSPIFALSTIFAIIVMFDAKGVRRHAGEQATVLNRLVEDFQRAVKEAKLWTTNEEEEKQVKLKELLGHKPIEVFFGALTGIAVAFVMYYVWP
- a CDS encoding leucyl aminopeptidase, with the protein product MFSHVETYGVDRQTEALVIGLFNQNQQFDGLLKEIDDALGGQLIHLIKEGDIRVQEKRISTIHTLGKLGAKRLYFVGLGRKQALTKNGLKESFGLLFKKLKEAKISNASVALPTFDTGEWSEQETAALLGEAQQLAMYEFENYKKKSNEPDKQLEKIELFSLHKDVVQSALVGYTYGRATNSARTLVNLPSNMLTATDLANYAVEMAHTYDFEYEILEKEEMETLGMGALLAVNQGSAEPPKMIVLKYQGKEKWEDVIGLVGKGITFDTGGYSIKSKDGIVGMKTDMGGAASVLGAMEAIGELKPHQNVVAVIPSTDNVISARAFKPDDVITAMNGKTIEVLNTDAEGRLALADGISYAKHHGANYLVDVATLTGGVIVALGTHTTGAMTNDSAFLQHIAKASIETGEPIWELPITERDKKRVRGSKVADLNNSPGREGHAIMAGTFIGEFAEQTPWVHLDIAGTATSAASHELGPSGATGVMVRTLAAMVCSFEAK
- a CDS encoding HD domain-containing protein, whose amino-acid sequence is MRHVTLVEIFTHPIAQKYLTRSGIAHAVSVAYHAFRLSVQHNVNPDLATKAALLHDIGHYEWYTNGQWDYEKYRQNDIHAIKGAERAHKLLIRLGEEPQAAKEIALAILLHTDSYLPEGTIHQHPLQKVVKLADEADEEPGGKHHYREMEYNLAVKKIKELDKKVLELLHSNQFKQLG